The Nitrospira sp. genome contains a region encoding:
- a CDS encoding PCP reductase family protein — translation MKFVCLNCETYMGLEKVEKPEEGSLGVFFACPSCNAKFSMVTNAGETNMMNALGLKLGARAEPAASMEGLRALAGNGQAAPTATKQTLSAPAVSTTAASPAKAPEKASGCPFSAMVAEMGLTAGGKPENGTNAGSSEFTWTPDAKEKLDRLPAFVKPMVQGSVETYARKHGFKTITLQVMDDSKSDSPNGMTWSREAEQRLENIPDFIRPMARKEIERLAKERGVSTITAQVMDEAKDKFMKFM, via the coding sequence ATGAAATTTGTATGCCTCAACTGCGAAACCTATATGGGCCTCGAGAAGGTTGAGAAACCAGAGGAAGGGTCGCTTGGAGTCTTTTTCGCATGTCCGTCGTGTAACGCAAAGTTTTCGATGGTGACCAATGCCGGCGAAACGAACATGATGAATGCCTTGGGGTTGAAACTGGGAGCGCGGGCAGAGCCAGCGGCGTCTATGGAAGGTTTACGCGCGTTAGCGGGAAACGGTCAAGCGGCTCCCACAGCGACTAAGCAAACTCTAAGTGCGCCGGCTGTGTCCACGACAGCAGCGTCACCGGCGAAAGCTCCTGAGAAAGCGAGTGGCTGTCCGTTCTCGGCCATGGTAGCTGAGATGGGCCTGACAGCCGGCGGTAAGCCCGAGAACGGAACCAACGCCGGATCTTCCGAGTTCACCTGGACACCCGATGCCAAGGAAAAACTTGATCGGCTGCCTGCTTTTGTCAAACCAATGGTTCAAGGCAGTGTCGAGACGTACGCGCGCAAGCACGGGTTCAAGACGATCACGCTCCAAGTCATGGATGACTCGAAGAGTGATTCGCCCAACGGCATGACGTGGTCACGGGAGGCCGAACAACGGCTCGAAAACATTCCGGACTTTATCCGGCCGATGGCCCGAAAAGAGATCGAACGTCTGGCAAAGGAACGTGGAGTGTCGACCATCACCGCTCAAGTGATGGACGAGGCGAAAGACAAGTTTATGAAGTTCATGTAA